One Chloroflexota bacterium DNA window includes the following coding sequences:
- a CDS encoding FHA domain-containing protein, translating to MTRCIHCGAAIQPNTKFCPSCGKSQQAAPNQANPALGGGATTILHSSMAFLEVQETGQAPRQIPLANQPITFGRKPDNDIIASSRFVSSNHARIEPDGQRHVIIDLGSTNGLLFQSQRVPRHSFNDGDSVRIGDPVTGNFVTLTYRNQKVATPPAEAGHVSRFDLSNKPAVTIGREGSALNLPNPQVSRNHAEIRAIQGGHDVRDLGSTNGTFVNGNRITATRLNRGDVIQIGPFKLVYDGNSLDQFDQRGALRIDAHSLVRLVGGNRVILNNVSLVIEPREFIALVGGSGAGKSTLMGALSGYNRANKGAVLVNGDDYYANFDAYRAILGYVPQDDILHSSLPVDVALRYTAKLRLPADTASSEIEARIDRVLKDVEMSAHRGKQVNQLSGGQRKRVSISSELLADPSLFFLDEPTSGLDPGLEKKMMYTLRQLADSGRTIVLVTHATANITQCDHVVFMADGRMVWFGPPSEALTFFNVTSGDFADIYTKLEGDADPNHPLTTTELKQEFETWRQHNNQVRQAPRLSELWEIRFRNSEAYRKYVWERLQRAPQVPVMTPPQAPIPQAAVPGAYPNQVSASIPTSAAPAGRPKPPPVSAMRQFGIMTKRYMRLIAADKRNLAIMLLQAPIIGMILLLVAKEDAFRRPNSADARMVPFLLGAIAVWFGILNSAREITKEGPIYRRERLANLKIVPYLGSKVLVLAGLCLIQSIILMVILGTKVDFDLGLEVPFGVWGGFLVTTFLTSLTGLGVGLLISASASSSDKAMSIIPFALIPQIVFALALLPLPAALAPVSFLVGSRWAMQAYGSIGGLGEPFDPGKCRAGQIPSPSTCEVFPTVGYDDSAGYIFLTWFILIGYTMACLAITAWLLKRRDNEA from the coding sequence ATGACACGCTGTATCCACTGCGGTGCTGCCATTCAGCCTAATACGAAGTTTTGCCCAAGTTGTGGTAAATCGCAACAGGCCGCACCTAACCAAGCTAACCCCGCATTAGGCGGTGGGGCCACAACCATCCTGCATTCATCGATGGCATTTTTAGAGGTGCAAGAAACTGGTCAGGCACCCCGCCAAATTCCATTAGCCAATCAACCAATCACGTTTGGCCGCAAGCCCGATAACGATATTATTGCGTCGTCGCGCTTTGTGTCATCGAACCATGCGCGGATCGAACCCGATGGCCAACGCCACGTTATTATCGATCTTGGCAGCACCAATGGTTTGCTCTTCCAAAGTCAACGTGTGCCCCGCCATAGTTTTAACGATGGCGATTCGGTACGGATTGGCGATCCGGTTACTGGTAACTTTGTCACCCTCACCTATCGTAATCAAAAGGTTGCCACGCCGCCCGCCGAGGCTGGCCATGTTAGCCGCTTCGATTTGAGCAATAAGCCCGCTGTCACAATTGGCCGCGAAGGCTCGGCGCTCAATTTACCCAATCCTCAAGTATCGCGCAACCACGCCGAAATTCGCGCCATCCAAGGTGGCCACGACGTTCGCGATCTTGGCAGCACCAATGGCACATTTGTCAACGGTAATCGAATCACGGCAACCCGCCTGAATCGCGGCGATGTGATTCAAATTGGGCCATTTAAGCTGGTCTACGACGGCAATTCGCTTGATCAATTTGATCAGCGGGGCGCGTTGCGGATCGATGCCCATTCATTGGTACGCTTGGTCGGTGGCAATCGGGTTATTCTCAATAATGTTTCGTTGGTGATTGAACCACGCGAATTTATTGCTTTGGTTGGTGGTTCAGGCGCTGGTAAATCAACCCTGATGGGGGCGCTTTCGGGCTACAATCGCGCTAATAAAGGCGCGGTGTTGGTCAATGGCGACGATTATTATGCCAACTTCGATGCCTACCGCGCAATTTTGGGCTATGTGCCGCAAGATGATATTTTGCACAGTAGCTTGCCAGTCGATGTTGCCTTGCGCTATACCGCCAAGCTCCGCTTGCCCGCCGACACTGCCAGCAGCGAAATCGAAGCGCGGATCGATCGGGTGCTCAAAGATGTTGAGATGAGCGCTCATCGTGGCAAGCAGGTTAATCAACTTTCTGGTGGGCAGCGCAAACGGGTTTCAATTAGCTCTGAGCTATTAGCTGATCCTAGCCTATTCTTTCTCGATGAGCCAACTTCGGGGCTAGACCCGGGCCTCGAAAAGAAGATGATGTATACCTTGCGCCAATTGGCTGATTCAGGGCGCACAATTGTGTTGGTAACTCACGCCACTGCCAACATCACCCAATGCGATCATGTGGTGTTTATGGCCGATGGGCGCATGGTTTGGTTTGGACCACCCAGCGAAGCCTTGACCTTCTTCAATGTAACATCGGGTGATTTTGCCGATATCTACACCAAACTTGAGGGTGATGCCGACCCCAACCATCCTTTAACAACGACCGAGTTGAAGCAAGAATTCGAAACGTGGCGGCAACACAATAATCAAGTGCGCCAAGCGCCACGGCTCTCTGAGCTGTGGGAAATTCGTTTCCGCAACTCCGAGGCCTATCGCAAATATGTTTGGGAACGGCTGCAACGTGCGCCGCAAGTGCCCGTCATGACTCCGCCACAAGCGCCAATTCCCCAAGCTGCGGTGCCTGGAGCCTACCCCAACCAAGTCAGCGCTTCGATTCCCACCTCGGCGGCTCCAGCGGGTAGGCCGAAACCGCCGCCCGTTTCGGCCATGCGCCAATTTGGGATTATGACCAAACGCTATATGCGCTTGATCGCCGCCGATAAACGCAACCTTGCAATTATGTTATTGCAAGCGCCGATTATTGGCATGATTTTGCTTCTGGTTGCCAAAGAAGATGCCTTCCGCCGCCCTAATTCGGCTGATGCTCGCATGGTGCCGTTCTTGTTGGGCGCAATCGCAGTTTGGTTTGGCATTCTAAATTCAGCCCGCGAAATCACCAAGGAAGGCCCAATTTATCGGCGTGAACGTTTGGCCAACCTTAAAATCGTGCCCTATTTGGGTTCCAAAGTTCTGGTTTTGGCTGGCTTATGTCTCATCCAAAGCATTATTTTGATGGTCATTCTGGGTACAAAGGTCGATTTTGACCTTGGGCTGGAGGTGCCATTTGGGGTTTGGGGTGGCTTCTTGGTCACAACCTTCCTCACATCGCTTACCGGTTTAGGCGTTGGCTTGTTAATTTCGGCCTCAGCTAGCTCATCGGATAAAGCCATGAGCATCATTCCGTTTGCGCTAATTCCGCAGATTGTGTTTGCTTTGGCCTTGCTGCCCTTACCTGCGGCACTAGCTCCAGTTTCATTCTTGGTTGGCAGTCGTTGGGCAATGCAGGCCTATGGTTCAATCGGCGGTTTGGGCGAGCCATTCGACCCAGGCAAATGTCGCGCGGGCCAAATTCCTAGCCCTAGCACCTGCGAAGTGTTCCCAACCGTGGGCTACGACGATAGTGCTGGCTATATTTTCCTGACTTGGTTTATTTTGATTGGCTACACCATGGCCTGTTTGGCAATTACGGCTTGGTTGCTCAAACGCCGCGATAATGAAGCCTAG
- a CDS encoding haloacid dehalogenase type II encodes MLNPAQFQVLTFDCYGTLIDWETGLWTALEPIFARYNINIEQEAALQLYGELESALEAGPYLAYKTVVATVLGQLGQRLGFTPTAEEASEFGLSVKQWPAFADSPAALQRLQQRYKLAIISNVDDDLFAASEQRLGLKFDWIITAQQVQSYKPSLNNFQRAFERLALPQSAILHVAQSLFHDIVPANQLGLNTVWVNRRHANPGFGATPAAEAQPDLVVPSLAALADALGC; translated from the coding sequence ATGCTGAATCCAGCTCAATTTCAAGTGTTGACCTTTGATTGTTATGGCACATTGATCGATTGGGAAACTGGTTTGTGGACGGCACTTGAGCCAATTTTTGCTCGCTACAACATCAACATCGAGCAAGAAGCGGCTTTGCAATTGTATGGCGAGCTAGAAAGTGCGCTCGAAGCAGGCCCATATTTGGCCTATAAAACCGTGGTGGCAACGGTGCTGGGGCAACTTGGTCAGCGTTTGGGTTTCACGCCAACCGCCGAAGAAGCTAGCGAATTTGGCTTATCGGTCAAGCAATGGCCAGCGTTTGCCGATTCGCCAGCAGCCTTGCAACGTTTGCAGCAACGCTATAAATTGGCGATTATTTCGAATGTTGATGATGATTTGTTTGCGGCTTCGGAGCAACGCTTGGGCCTCAAATTCGATTGGATTATTACGGCGCAACAGGTGCAATCGTACAAGCCATCGTTGAATAATTTTCAGCGAGCTTTTGAACGTTTAGCCTTGCCGCAAAGCGCAATTTTGCATGTGGCCCAAAGTCTGTTTCACGATATTGTGCCCGCTAACCAGCTTGGCTTGAACACAGTTTGGGTCAATCGCCGCCATGCCAACCCAGGCTTTGGGGCAACGCCTGCCGCCGAAGCTCAGCCCGATTTGGTTGTGCCAAGTTTGGCTGCTTTGGCCGATGCCTTGGGTTGCTAG
- a CDS encoding zinc ribbon domain-containing protein, which translates to MKCPSCGHTNDGGNRFCEYCGARLDPSMNQEATQIGAVPNLHTDQSYDAPTMFVPADQAPPAPPAQAEPAVASAPAASSLNCAECGYINQPGDRYCDQCGASLDAAPAAVAPVEVAAVATPAPVASEAVTPPDGVPVVPVAEPHLAELTNVAPAEELPTVPIDDQQPVSTPVAEVEPVVPATEEPVAVPVAEVEPVVPAVEEPVVAPVAEVEPVVPVAEAAPAVDEEAVAAERTALSTAVIEQEDNLVMFEQMANRYAGRALPAHIAAGIEETKASLAEAQANLAAFDQAQALAKAAAEAAAQAAADAAAAAAAQPDPEEVARLEAAITEHQDNLAMFEQMSARYAGRALPAHIAAGLEESKHALTEAEAELAALLGGAPAAPAAAPIPSAPVNTYDAPTVAAAAPAEPAPAPVVPAEPVPAPVVEAAPAWAAPTPAEPVAAPIAPPVQVTPHLVVAGSQVVLNLPTDKQIYVIGREDPISGIYPEVDLTNHGGEGGGVSRQHARLHNTGGNWTLEDLNSTNYSKVNGQKLAPHAPAPVNHGDQLQFGKVVVTLHLH; encoded by the coding sequence ATGAAGTGTCCAAGCTGTGGACATACGAATGATGGTGGCAACCGTTTTTGTGAATATTGTGGTGCACGACTCGATCCGTCGATGAATCAAGAAGCAACCCAAATCGGGGCAGTTCCCAATTTACATACGGATCAAAGTTACGATGCGCCAACCATGTTTGTACCAGCCGATCAGGCTCCTCCTGCGCCACCAGCCCAAGCGGAGCCAGCAGTCGCCAGTGCGCCAGCCGCGAGCTCGCTCAACTGCGCTGAATGTGGCTATATCAATCAACCAGGCGACCGCTATTGCGACCAGTGTGGAGCCTCACTCGATGCTGCTCCTGCCGCCGTTGCTCCGGTCGAAGTTGCTGCGGTAGCCACGCCTGCGCCGGTTGCCAGCGAAGCGGTTACGCCGCCCGATGGTGTGCCAGTTGTACCAGTCGCCGAGCCGCATTTGGCTGAATTAACCAATGTTGCGCCAGCTGAGGAGTTGCCAACCGTGCCGATTGATGATCAACAGCCAGTTTCAACTCCTGTGGCCGAAGTCGAGCCAGTTGTGCCAGCCACTGAAGAACCAGTTGCTGTACCTGTAGCCGAAGTCGAGCCAGTTGTACCAGCGGTTGAAGAACCAGTGGTTGCACCTGTAGCCGAAGTCGAGCCAGTTGTACCAGTAGCTGAGGCTGCCCCAGCAGTTGACGAAGAAGCTGTAGCCGCCGAACGCACTGCTTTATCAACAGCGGTGATCGAGCAAGAAGATAATCTGGTGATGTTCGAGCAGATGGCTAATCGTTATGCTGGCCGCGCCTTGCCTGCGCATATCGCCGCTGGTATCGAAGAAACCAAGGCTAGTTTGGCCGAAGCGCAAGCTAATTTGGCGGCATTTGATCAAGCCCAAGCTCTGGCCAAGGCTGCTGCTGAAGCCGCTGCTCAGGCTGCCGCCGACGCTGCTGCCGCTGCTGCTGCTCAGCCCGACCCAGAAGAGGTAGCTCGTTTAGAAGCAGCAATCACCGAACATCAAGATAATTTGGCGATGTTTGAGCAGATGTCAGCGCGTTATGCTGGCCGTGCTTTGCCAGCCCATATCGCTGCTGGCTTGGAAGAAAGCAAGCATGCCTTGACTGAAGCCGAAGCTGAATTAGCCGCCTTGCTTGGTGGTGCACCCGCTGCGCCTGCCGCTGCGCCAATTCCTTCAGCTCCGGTCAATACCTATGATGCGCCAACGGTTGCTGCGGCGGCTCCAGCTGAACCAGCGCCAGCTCCGGTTGTGCCTGCCGAACCAGTGCCAGCTCCTGTCGTTGAGGCCGCGCCAGCATGGGCTGCGCCAACGCCTGCCGAGCCAGTCGCTGCTCCGATTGCTCCACCAGTTCAAGTTACCCCGCATTTGGTGGTTGCTGGTAGCCAAGTTGTGCTCAACTTGCCAACTGATAAGCAAATTTATGTGATTGGCCGCGAAGATCCGATTAGCGGGATTTATCCTGAGGTCGATTTGACCAACCATGGCGGCGAAGGCGGCGGGGTTAGCCGTCAGCATGCTCGCTTGCACAATACTGGCGGCAATTGGACCTTGGAAGATTTGAATAGCACCAACTATTCCAAAGTCAACGGCCAAAAATTGGCTCCGCATGCGCCAGCTCCAGTCAATCATGGCGATCAACTGCAATTTGGCAAAGTTGTTGTGACTTTGCATTTGCATTAA
- a CDS encoding protein kinase, whose translation MSDLLSEENSKTGALPPELILGYRYLLKQRLGQGGMGAVYLAYDQRLDIDCAIKEMSTALLKTEDERERARKSFHEEAKLLARLNHPNLPRVTDHFSDHGREYLVMEFVPGETLATILRNSPPPWPVADVVAFAEPLTEVLHYLHSRTPPIIFRDLKPANIMRTPEGQVKLIDFGIARLFKPGQSQDTQAFGTMGYSAPEQYGTGQTDARSDVYALGVLLHQLMTGHDPIAQPFNVPLAHTINAAVPEAISSVLMTAMSHDPQTRFASMVALRRALSNASQQSADVYVAQRPGTAALPNVGYAPSAQMRPTSQPYGQPTSQPYGQTGSQPYGKPSSQPYGQPTSQPYGQPTSQPYGQTGSQPYGPPVAQSYAQPYSPPPPPTYAQPFSPPAPPMHPATHHLQASSVPKAKTTGVAQTAQIMGFLSLLLTISGFFYEDMGRDAGIFMGFFGGFAGFVSLIVSIVAISLKATRESIKGRSQSVRGLIFATVAMILACVVFAIIGAANQY comes from the coding sequence ATGAGCGATTTGTTATCTGAAGAAAACTCTAAAACAGGTGCATTGCCCCCCGAGTTGATTTTGGGCTATCGCTATTTGCTCAAACAACGGCTTGGGCAGGGCGGCATGGGGGCAGTTTATTTGGCCTATGATCAGCGCCTTGATATTGATTGCGCGATCAAGGAAATGAGTACCGCCCTGCTTAAAACTGAAGATGAGCGCGAACGCGCCCGCAAATCGTTTCATGAAGAAGCAAAATTGCTGGCTCGTTTGAATCATCCTAATTTGCCGCGCGTGACCGACCACTTTAGCGACCACGGGCGGGAGTATTTGGTGATGGAGTTTGTGCCAGGCGAAACCTTGGCGACGATTTTGCGCAATAGTCCGCCGCCATGGCCGGTGGCTGATGTGGTGGCCTTTGCCGAACCACTGACCGAGGTGCTGCACTATTTGCATAGCCGCACCCCACCCATTATCTTCCGCGATTTGAAGCCAGCCAATATTATGCGTACTCCTGAAGGTCAAGTAAAGTTGATCGACTTTGGGATTGCTCGCTTGTTTAAGCCTGGTCAATCGCAAGATACCCAAGCCTTTGGTACGATGGGCTACTCAGCGCCTGAGCAATATGGCACTGGTCAAACTGATGCTCGTTCCGATGTTTATGCCTTGGGTGTGTTGCTGCATCAATTAATGACTGGCCATGATCCGATTGCCCAGCCATTTAATGTGCCGTTGGCGCATACGATTAATGCTGCCGTGCCCGAAGCAATTAGTTCGGTGCTGATGACGGCGATGAGCCATGATCCGCAAACCCGCTTTGCCTCGATGGTGGCGTTGCGCCGTGCCTTATCCAATGCTTCGCAACAGAGTGCTGATGTGTATGTGGCTCAGCGCCCAGGCACTGCGGCCTTGCCAAATGTTGGTTATGCTCCGTCTGCCCAAATGCGGCCAACATCACAGCCGTATGGTCAACCAACATCACAGCCATATGGTCAAACTGGTTCGCAACCCTATGGCAAACCTAGCTCACAGCCATATGGTCAACCAACATCACAGCCGTATGGTCAACCAACATCACAGCCGTATGGCCAAACTGGCTCGCAACCCTATGGGCCACCAGTGGCGCAGTCGTATGCCCAGCCCTATAGCCCGCCGCCACCGCCAACCTATGCCCAACCATTTAGCCCGCCAGCACCGCCGATGCATCCAGCAACGCATCATTTGCAGGCTTCAAGCGTGCCCAAGGCCAAAACCACGGGCGTAGCTCAAACCGCTCAAATTATGGGCTTTTTGAGCTTGCTCTTGACGATTAGCGGCTTTTTCTACGAAGATATGGGGCGAGATGCTGGCATTTTTATGGGCTTTTTTGGTGGCTTTGCTGGGTTTGTCTCGCTGATCGTTAGTATCGTGGCCATTAGTTTAAAAGCTACCCGCGAATCGATCAAAGGCCGCTCGCAATCGGTACGTGGCTTGATTTTTGCCACGGTTGCGATGATTCTTGCCTGTGTTGTTTTTGCGATAATTGGCGCAGCAAATCAATACTAA
- a CDS encoding protein phosphatase 2C domain-containing protein has protein sequence MSLATPTGAPCPRCQRLVDETARFCRYCGFPLRSVATPPTSTTPEPATAAEPIDYEEVVLPAPRRIQLEGEKISLRALEQMVHAGVEWWQMRLQTGEATREEAISSIEELRKALGSVSHQLAQGRETIRITTTLTPARRFPLGCSRCGKGNRVNARYCIACGNPLVANAEKVQPMSQTLRYTVGLLSDVGTRRSVNQDSALVEQFRLRDGTPVICCLVADGMGGAQGGERASALASQTIVNHLRDYSRNVDRSFDGWRDVVRAAIAAANSTIFREAEVKSTLRGMGTTVVVALVVGEKAWIGSVGDSRVYLFNRKGVSEHTQQIAQITVDHTMVARLVDIGELTPEQARTHPRRHVLYRSVGVEATVESDMTEQPLEAGDWLLLCSDGLINELSDEELRDAVFEASSPQACCGSLIAIANSRGARDNVTVVLLSAEERTDQQH, from the coding sequence ATGAGCCTTGCAACGCCTACTGGCGCTCCATGCCCTCGCTGTCAGCGCCTTGTTGATGAAACGGCGCGTTTTTGCCGTTATTGCGGCTTTCCGCTACGTTCAGTGGCTACGCCGCCCACATCAACAACGCCCGAGCCAGCTACGGCAGCCGAGCCGATCGACTATGAAGAAGTTGTTTTACCCGCACCGCGTCGCATTCAGCTTGAAGGCGAGAAGATCAGCCTGCGAGCCTTGGAACAGATGGTGCATGCTGGCGTTGAATGGTGGCAGATGCGCCTGCAAACTGGTGAAGCAACCCGTGAAGAGGCAATCAGTAGTATTGAAGAGTTGCGGAAAGCCCTTGGAAGCGTTAGTCATCAGTTGGCTCAAGGCCGTGAAACTATTCGCATTACCACCACGTTAACGCCCGCCCGCCGCTTTCCGCTGGGCTGCTCGCGCTGCGGCAAGGGCAATCGGGTGAATGCCCGCTATTGTATTGCCTGTGGTAATCCATTGGTGGCCAATGCAGAAAAGGTCCAGCCTATGTCCCAAACACTTCGCTATACTGTTGGCCTGCTTTCCGATGTTGGTACTCGTCGTTCAGTCAACCAAGATTCTGCCTTGGTCGAGCAGTTTCGCTTGCGTGATGGCACGCCGGTGATCTGTTGTTTGGTGGCTGATGGCATGGGTGGTGCTCAAGGCGGCGAACGGGCCAGCGCCTTGGCTAGTCAAACAATTGTTAATCATCTGCGCGATTATAGCCGCAATGTTGATCGCAGCTTTGATGGCTGGCGTGATGTCGTGCGGGCTGCCATCGCTGCGGCCAATAGCACGATCTTTCGCGAAGCTGAGGTTAAATCAACCTTACGTGGCATGGGCACGACGGTGGTTGTGGCCTTGGTCGTTGGTGAAAAAGCTTGGATTGGCAGCGTTGGTGATTCGCGGGTCTACCTATTTAATCGTAAAGGGGTTAGCGAACACACCCAACAAATCGCCCAAATCACGGTTGATCACACCATGGTGGCCCGCTTAGTTGATATTGGCGAGCTAACGCCTGAGCAAGCCCGTACTCACCCGCGTCGCCATGTGCTCTATCGCTCGGTCGGCGTAGAAGCCACGGTCGAATCGGACATGACTGAGCAGCCACTTGAGGCTGGCGATTGGCTGTTGCTCTGCTCCGATGGCTTGATCAACGAGCTTTCGGATGAAGAATTGCGTGATGCAGTCTTTGAAGCTTCATCGCCACAAGCATGTTGTGGCAGCTTGATTGCTATTGCCAATAGTCGTGGGGCACGCGATAATGTGACCGTGGTGTTGTTGTCGGCAGAAGAACGCACCGACCAGCAGCACTAG